The Bacillaceae bacterium IKA-2 DNA window CATAATCCCACCCCTAAACAGTAAAAATAATTGAAGCTAAGTCAAAAGCAATTAAAACGATTGACTTAGCCGGCAATTATTTTCATTATACAGCTACCTATATAATTTAGTAAATGTTTTAAAAAATATTGAACTTTTACAATAAAGCTCAAGTTAAGCTACTATATTAAAATCCCCATGGCATCATTGCCCAAACAAAGGCAATTGCACATACGAAAGTGATAATAAACGCCCCAACGTTACTGTTATAACGCTTCGGATTAATATCAGTCCAACCATGAATTCTTTCGACTAGACTATTGATATCATGAATTGATTTTTCGTCTTTTAGTGACGGCATACGGTTTGTAATGTAAGACACGACAATTAATAGAATAAAACTAAGTGGTACAGCGAGCATTCCACCGGAAAGTCCCATACTATCAGTTAAGCCGTGACCACTTACAACAATACTAGGGAAAACAAATGGCGAAACAACTACATAGAGGATCCCACCGAAAAGAGATGCGGCTATGGCTCCGTAACGATTTGCTTCTTTCCACCAAACCCCCATAATAATTAGTGGTGCATTGGTTGTACCAGCGAGACCAAAAGCCCAAAGAATACTAACAATCAGGAACGCCGGTGGTTGTATTGCTAATAATACGGCTACGAGACCACCAAAAGCTATTGAAAAATAACCTAGACGTACTTTTGTCTTATTTGTTAAATTAGGCTTTAATGTTGTAACAATGTCTTGTGAAATTAAGGCACCAATCGCAAGTAAGTTGCCGCTAAGAGTTGATAAACCTGCTGAGATTGCACCAGCAATAACTAAAGCAGTTACCCATTGTGGATTATAAATTAAGTTTAAAATAATTGTTAATTTATCAGCATCAGCAGACGCAATCGCTGTGCCATTAGCTGTCATTTCATAAACTCCGGCAAAGCCCATCGCATATGTAGCCGAGAAAACGATACCTAGAGCAAATGCAAACCAAATCATTGCTGATCGTGCACTTCTTAAAGAAGATGCAGTATAAACACGCATTGCTAAGTGAGGTAAGCCCAAGGAACCTATGGTAAGCGCAGGAATAAGGGCAAAGTACCATTTTGTAGGGTACTGATAATCAAAGAAACTAGGTAATGCATCTAACATTGCAGGAACCATGTCAGCGTATAAAAGTGGTGGGAACATCCAACCGGAACCACCCATTGCTTTCATAATGGCACCTAAAGGAATGATAAACATTAGCGCAATAATAACCATTTGAATGGCAGCGTTATTTGTTGCACCACTCATACCACCAATTGTAACGTAACCAATAATTAAGAAACCGCCGACAAATAAACCAGTCATATAAGGAATTCCTAATAAAGTTTCAAATGTAACGGCAATACCGATCATTTGACCTAAAGCGTACATAAGTGACACTAAAATCATCCATAGAGCTGCAATGATCGATGCCGATTTTCCGTAACGATCGCGAACGAAATGAGTAGGTGAGAATGCCCCCATCCGACGCAGGCTTGTTCCGTAAATAATTGTAATTAACGGGATCGCTAGAATAAATTGGATCCACAACAATACAAAGGGTGTTTGAAGATTTAAAATTAAAGCAGTAACTCCTAGGAAAGTGGCTAAACTCATGTAAGTAGATGCCATTGCAAGACCATTAGTGATTGGTCCTACACCACCTTTAGTGGCGTATAAATCTTCTACTGAAGAACTTGCTCTGTTGGAAATATAGCCAACGATATAGAATAAGGCAAATGTAAAAAATACTGCAACAATACCAATAATCGGATTATCTAATACCCAAACATTTTCTTCCATTTAAAGGACCCCCTCGCTGCGGTTTTTTTGATTTTCTTGGTTTTCTATTTCAATTGCATCGTCAATATGATTGCCGATTTTTCCAGATACAATTGTTAAAAATAGAA harbors:
- a CDS encoding sodium:solute symporter → MEENVWVLDNPIIGIVAVFFTFALFYIVGYISNRASSSVEDLYATKGGVGPITNGLAMASTYMSLATFLGVTALILNLQTPFVLLWIQFILAIPLITIIYGTSLRRMGAFSPTHFVRDRYGKSASIIAALWMILVSLMYALGQMIGIAVTFETLLGIPYMTGLFVGGFLIIGYVTIGGMSGATNNAAIQMVIIALMFIIPLGAIMKAMGGSGWMFPPLLYADMVPAMLDALPSFFDYQYPTKWYFALIPALTIGSLGLPHLAMRVYTASSLRSARSAMIWFAFALGIVFSATYAMGFAGVYEMTANGTAIASADADKLTIILNLIYNPQWVTALVIAGAISAGLSTLSGNLLAIGALISQDIVTTLKPNLTNKTKVRLGYFSIAFGGLVAVLLAIQPPAFLIVSILWAFGLAGTTNAPLIIMGVWWKEANRYGAIAASLFGGILYVVVSPFVFPSIVVSGHGLTDSMGLSGGMLAVPLSFILLIVVSYITNRMPSLKDEKSIHDINSLVERIHGWTDINPKRYNSNVGAFIITFVCAIAFVWAMMPWGF